The sequence below is a genomic window from Salvelinus sp. IW2-2015 linkage group LG10, ASM291031v2, whole genome shotgun sequence.
caacgTAAATGAGGATACAAGGTTAATTCAAATAGTCAGTGTAGTTTAACGTTTATATTCCAAATACTACTCACTCTTTTAGCAACGAAAGCAGACAGCATTGTGTCTTTCTTATTTGTGACTGCTGAATTCTGATGTGACTGTTCTTGTTGACTCGAGAGCAGCCGGTGTCCCAAAATTCACAAGTCCCTGCTAGCCAAAGACAGTCACATAATAACAGGGGGACACAGCAGGAAATGTCCGCTCCAGCTTGGGGAAATAATTGGCGCCATATTGGTAAGGGAAATTATTACTTCTTCCAAATGGTTCTTGAAATGCATGTTAAACAATAATAGGTGTATCAACATGTCTCATATTTACATTATATATTCACGCATGTAACAACATATATTATTTAGCTGATAGCTAAATAATTTTTACGGAACCTCGTAATATCATGCCTGTTTTACACGGGAGATATTTGAGATGCACTCCTCGATTCCGCTTCTGTTCTGATGTAGCAGCAACAAGCTAGCTGAGTGTTTACCTGAATGTTATCCGTTTTTGCATGTAGACATCCATAACAATTATATCACATTTTGAAAGTATAATATTTGTTGACTTTTTAATCCGGGTTGGTAATTTATTTGTTTGCCTCTGGTATTCCGTCCACGCCAGCTTCCCTGCAATGGGAGGGAATGCGAGGTGATGCTAGCTAGCCATTTCGCTACCTCGCTAGTTTTTTAAAACAATATTGAGGCGCTAACTGGGTAACGTTAGCCGGCTGGACTAGCTACATCAATAAAACATAGACGCACGGAAAGGTGCAAAATATGCACCTTTAGTTATTTCCTTGCGTTTATTGCCAAGTGTCGATTGCTGAGAGAAAACATTGCTAACGTAGCCAGAGGCTGCACTGCCAACCCAGGACTCGGGATGGCGGCTAAAGCGGCCGATGGTGGTGGTACAACTGATCTCATAGACATCTACGACGAGAAGTTCAGTCAAAACAACGGGGAGGTGAGACAGGCCGAAAGAGATTATGAAAAGAGCTGTAGTTGTGAGAAGATGAAAGTGAATGCAGAAGATTCTTGAAGTGGGAACTAAAATAACTTGTTGGATGAGGTTTGATTTTAGCATGACCAGCATGTCAACATCTTACATTAATTAATGTAAAAAATCATACTATTCAATTTCTTATCCTTGATATCAACAATACAAATGTGGAGGTTATTGTAGTTTGTCTGATTTTTCAGGGATGGTCATTGTGAGTGATAAACTAGGCATTGAGGGATTATGTCTATCTTctgtcctttttttctctctctataggATGGAGATTTTGCAACGACAGCAGAGGCAAGTGATCTTTATGATGATGTGCTCACTGGCTCTGTGAGCCGGGAAAGGAAATTCTCAGAAGATGCTATCCCTCTCAGCAAGAACCAGCCAACGAAAGAGGAGAGCAAACCAGCAATACTGTACACTTACAGTGGGGTGTGGAACAAGAGACTGGCTGTATATGTGGGCAACTTCTCCTGGGTGAGTCTCCCACCACCAACATTACCTTCAATCCAGTTTGCTAATCTATTAGCCTATGTTCTGTAATGAGATACAGCCACCTAGGCCTATTACCTTTCTGTCCCTATCCTTAATTTTTActcatcttctccctctttctctcctttgtaCTCCTTTACCTCTCTCCTCAGTGGACCTCTGACAAAGACCTTATTAACGTGGCTCGCACCTTGGGTGTGAAGGACATTGTGGAGATCAAATTTGCTGAGAACAGAGCTAATGGCCAGTCCAGAGGGTGAGAGTTGGGCCTATCCACTGGGCATCATTCTAATCTAATGTGATCTATTTCTTCACTGTTTATTAACTGGGTGTTTTGTCATTTCATGACTGGGTCTGGCCATGGTGTTCTAGGGAGACCTGGAGACAGACACCTATTGAGTCAAATTAGTCCTCAAATAAATATGATGCTCCAGTAGCTAAGCTANATGTAACAACATATATTATTTAGCTGATAGCTAAATAATTTTTACGGAACCTCGTAATATCATGCCTGTTTTACACGGGAGATATTTGAGATGCACTCCTCGATTCCGCTTCTGTTCTGATGTAGCAGCAACAAGCTAGCTGAGTGTTTACCTGAATGTTATCCGTTTTTGCATGTAGACATCCATAACAATTATATCACATTTTGAAAGTATAATATTTGTTGACTTTTTAATCCGGGTTGGTAATTTATTTGTTTGCCTCTGGTATTCCGTCCACGCCAGCTTCCCTGCAATGGGAGGGAATGCGAGGTGATGCTAGCTAGCCATTTCGCTACCTCGCTAGTTTTTTAAAACAATATTGAGGCGCTAACTGGGTAACGTTAGCCAGCTGGACTAGCTACATCAATAAAACATAGATGCCCGGAAAGGTGCAAAACATGCACCTGTAGTTATTTCCTTTACGTTTATTGCCAAGTGTCGATTGCTGAGAGAAAACGTTGCTAACGTAGCCAGAGGCTGCACTGCCAACCCAGGACTCGGGATGGCGGCTAAAGCGGCTGATGGTGGTGGTGCAACTGACCTCATAGACATCTACGACGAGAAGTTCAGTCAAAACAACGGGGAGGTGAGACAGGCCGAGAGCGAttatgaaaagtgctgtagacaTGAATAGTTGTGAGAAGCTAAAAGTGAATGCAGAAGATTATTAAAGTGGGAACTAAAATAACTTGTTGGGTGAGGTTGTTTGATTTTTAGCATGATCAACATGTCTACATCTTAAATGAATTAATGTCAATAGCTACATTTAGAATATATGATAAAAAGTCATACTATTCTATTTCTTAACCTTGATATCAACAATACAAATGTGGCAGTTAGTGTTCTCTTGTAGTTTGTCTGATTCTTCAGGGATGGTCATTGAGTGATAAGCTAGGCATTGAGGGATGATGTCTATCTTctgtccatcttctctctctatatagGATGGAGATTTTGCAACAACGGCAGAGGCAAGTGATCTTTATGATGACGTGCTCACTGGCTCTGTGAGCCGGGAAAGGAAATTCTCAGAGGACGCTATGCCTCTCAGCAAGGACCAGCCGACGAAAGAGGAGAGCAAACCAGCAATACTGTACACTTACAGTGGAGTGTGGAACAAGAGACTGGCTGTATATGTGGGCAACTTCTCCTGGGTGAGtctcccaccaccaccattaTCTTCAATCCAGTCTGCTAATCTATTAGTCTATGTTCTGTAATGAGATACAGCCACCTAGTTCTATTACCTTTCTGTCCCTATCCTTAATTTTTActcatcttctccctctttctctcctttgtcTTCCTTTACCCCTCTCCTCAGTGGACCTCCGACAAAGACCTTATTAACGTGGCGCGCACCTTGGGTGTGAAGGACATTGTGGAGATCAAATTTGCTGAGAACAGAGCTAATGGCCAGTCCAGGGGGTGAGAGTTAGGCCTATCCACTGGGCATCATTCTAATCTAATGTGATCTATTTCTTCACTGTTTATTAACTGGGTGTTTTGTCATTTCATGACGGGGTCTGGCCATGGTGTTCTAGGGAGACCTGGAGACAGACACCTATTGAGTCAAATTAGTCCTCAAATAAATATGATGCTCCAGTAGCTAAGCTAAATACAGATCTTACAGATGACTaccaatgttttatttattatctgtgcatGATCCAGAGCCAAAGTGTTGTCTCCAGACCCTGAAGAACTGGACAGGGCTGCTCTGGTGGTCTACTGATGGCTAGTCGATTATGTTGTGATGGCCTTTCAAAGCTCTGAAATAGCCTTTCTTTCCAGCTGGTAACATTAAGTATACTAGCTGATATTTGTCTTTTATCTCTATAGATATGCTGAGGTAGTGGTGGCCACAGAAGAGTCATTGCAGAGGTTGCTGGAGACWTTGCCAAATTGTCATGTTAATGGGGAAAAGGTGGACTGCCGCTTTGCCACACGCCAGAATCTTGCCGTGTTTGAAGCCCAGGCTAATAAACGTAAGCACACATCTACTTAAGGCAAATAAATAGGTAGTCAAGTCTTTCTTGGAAGCGATATCCAGTACTGCCATAGAAACAAAATCAAATTGTCCCTCCTTTTCCATAGGTGTCCCCCAGCGCTCTAACTCAAAGGAGTCGTCAGATACTGGGGATAAAAACACCTCCGTCTCCCCTCCTGTGCTCAACCAGAACCACAACACTATCCCTCACACTATCCACCCCCAACACATTCACAACAAACCTCCCCCTCTGTCAGTCCCATACTTTAGGctgcctcctcctcttttccctcacCTTCCCCCACACATCCCTCCTCCCCCCATGCCCCACCTTTTCCCTCCACCACCTCTACGTCTCCCcagccatcctcctccctccctgcatctCAACCCCGCCTTCTTTCCtccagcacaacatgacaactacagtcaacaacacaacacactgtacAACCGGCACAGGTGAGCTCATCCACT
It includes:
- the LOC111969480 gene encoding cleavage and polyadenylation specificity factor subunit 7 isoform X4; the encoded protein is MAAKAADGGGTTDLIDIYDEKFSQNNGEDGDFATTAEASDLYDDVLTGSVSRERKFSEDAIPLSKNQPTKEESKPAILYTYSGVWNKRLAVYVGNFSWWTSDKDLINVARTLGVKDIVEIKFAENRANGQSRGYAEVVVATEESLQRLLETLPNCHVNGEKVDCRFATRQNLAVFEAQANKRVPQRSNSKESSDTGDKNTSVSPPVLNQNHNTIPHTIHPQHIHNKPPPLSVPYFRLPPPLFPHLPPHIPPPPMPHLFPPPPLRLPSHPPPSLHLNPAFFPPAQHDNYSQQHNTLYNRHRDSEAPTPQMPEGEFDELMNRNRAIASSAITKAVSGATAGDMPLAIETLLTAIAVIKQSRVYGDERCRALVTSLKDCLFSIESKSYGSRKRHRSRDREHRSRDRERDRERERDRGRGREEREESYSQEWEAAGMSRRHRERSLSGERDGRDRERVRERDRHREHRERHR
- the LOC111969480 gene encoding cleavage and polyadenylation specificity factor subunit 7 isoform X2, whose product is MAAKAADGGGATDLIDIYDEKFSQNNGEDGDFATTAEASDLYDDVLTGSVSRERKFSEDAMPLSKDQPTKEESKPAILYTYSGVWNKRLAVYVGNFSWWTSDKDLINVARTLGVKDIVEIKFAENRANGQSRGYAEVVVATEESLQRLLETLPNCHVNGEKVDCRFATRQNLAVFEAQANKRVPQRSNSKESSDTGDKNTSVSPPVLNQNHNTIPHTIHPQHIHNKPPPLSVPYFRLPPPLFPHLPPHIPPPPMPHLFPPPPLRLPSHPPPSLHLNPAFFPPAQHDNYSQQHNTLYNRHSSRDSEAPTPQMPEGEFDELMNRNRAIASSAITKAVSGATAGDMPLAIETLLTAIAVIKQSRVYGDERCRALVTSLKDCLFSIESKSYGSRKRHRSRDREHRSRDRERDRERERDRGRGREEREESYSQEWEAAGMSRRHRERSLSGERDGRDRERVRERDRHREHRERHR
- the LOC111969480 gene encoding cleavage and polyadenylation specificity factor subunit 7 isoform X5 yields the protein MDGDFATTAEASDLYDDVLTGSVSRERKFSEDAIPLSKNQPTKEESKPAILYTYSGVWNKRLAVYVGNFSWWTSDKDLINVARTLGVKDIVEIKFAENRANGQSRGYAEVVVATEESLQRLLETLPNCHVNGEKVDCRFATRQNLAVFEAQANKRVPQRSNSKESSDTGDKNTSVSPPVLNQNHNTIPHTIHPQHIHNKPPPLSVPYFRLPPPLFPHLPPHIPPPPMPHLFPPPPLRLPSHPPPSLHLNPAFFPPAQHDNYSQQHNTLYNRHSSRDSEAPTPQMPEGEFDELMNRNRAIASSAITKAVSGATAGDMPLAIETLLTAIAVIKQSRVYGDERCRALVTSLKDCLFSIESKSYGSRKRHRSRDREHRSRDRERDRERERDRGRGREEREESYSQEWEAAGMSRRHRERSLSGERDGRDRERVRERDRHREHRERHR
- the LOC111969480 gene encoding cleavage and polyadenylation specificity factor subunit 7 isoform X3; protein product: MAAKAADGGGTTDLIDIYDEKFSQNNGEDGDFATTAEASDLYDDVLTGSVSRERKFSEDAIPLSKNQPTKEESKPAILYTYSGVWNKRLAVYVGNFSWWTSDKDLINVARTLGVKDIVEIKFAENRANGQSRGYAEVVVATEESLQRLLETLPNCHVNGEKVDCRFATRQNLAVFEAQANKRVPQRSNSKESSDTGDKNTSVSPPVLNQNHNTIPHTIHPQHIHNKPPPLSVPYFRLPPPLFPHLPPHIPPPPMPHLFPPPPLRLPSHPPPSLHLNPAFFPPAQHDNYSQQHNTLYNRHSRDSEAPTPQMPEGEFDELMNRNRAIASSAITKAVSGATAGDMPLAIETLLTAIAVIKQSRVYGDERCRALVTSLKDCLFSIESKSYGSRKRHRSRDREHRSRDRERDRERERDRGRGREEREESYSQEWEAAGMSRRHRERSLSGERDGRDRERVRERDRHREHRERHR
- the LOC111969480 gene encoding cleavage and polyadenylation specificity factor subunit 7 isoform X1 codes for the protein MAAKAADGGGTTDLIDIYDEKFSQNNGEDGDFATTAEASDLYDDVLTGSVSRERKFSEDAIPLSKNQPTKEESKPAILYTYSGVWNKRLAVYVGNFSWWTSDKDLINVARTLGVKDIVEIKFAENRANGQSRGYAEVVVATEESLQRLLETLPNCHVNGEKVDCRFATRQNLAVFEAQANKRVPQRSNSKESSDTGDKNTSVSPPVLNQNHNTIPHTIHPQHIHNKPPPLSVPYFRLPPPLFPHLPPHIPPPPMPHLFPPPPLRLPSHPPPSLHLNPAFFPPAQHDNYSQQHNTLYNRHSSRDSEAPTPQMPEGEFDELMNRNRAIASSAITKAVSGATAGDMPLAIETLLTAIAVIKQSRVYGDERCRALVTSLKDCLFSIESKSYGSRKRHRSRDREHRSRDRERDRERERDRGRGREEREESYSQEWEAAGMSRRHRERSLSGERDGRDRERVRERDRHREHRERHR